GGTTCGACAAAAGAAAGCTACTAATTCATTCAATTGCACTCCCAATATGGAAAGCGGAAAGAAGATGACAGTGATTGAAAATCTATTGTCCCTCCAAGAATCTAAACCTGAATTCTATTCAGACAAACTCATCAAAAGCATAATAGCGGTAAGAGCTATGTAACAAACACTTCGACGTTATTTTTTACACTTTGCTTGCACACTTACCAGGAAGGCGTTGATGTTTTCATTCTAGCATTGACTAGCATATGTGGTCCAGGCTATGTTTGTTGCAGGAACTGATACATCAGCCCTCACTTTAGAGTGGGCAATGTCTCTTCTACTGGATCACCCAAAGGTATTAGAGAAGGTGCGAGCGGAGATTGATAACCATGTCGAACATGAACGCTTAATTGACGAGTTGGACCTTTCCAAACTTCCTTATCTCCGTTGTATAGTATATGAGGCTCTTAGATTATATCCTGCAGCGCCGCTATTACTTCCCCATTTTTCATCTGGTGATTGCACACTCGGAGGATACGACATACCGCGACGGACAGTCCTATTGGTGAATGTTTGGGCTCTTAACAGAGATCCCAAAGTATGGGAGGAGCCCGAAAAGTTCAAGCCAGAGAGGTTTGAGGGCACTGAGGGGGACAGAGAAGGGTTCAAATTTATTCCTTTTGGAGTGGGGCGGAGGGCGTGTCCGGGAGCTGGCATGGGCATGCGGACAGTTTCATTGGCATTGGGTGCAGTGATTCAGTGTTTCGAGTTGGAAAAGGTTGGGCAGGAGGTGAACATGAGCTGTAATTTTACCACGACTATGGCCAGGGCTGAGCCTTTGGAGGCTGTGTGCGCCCCACGCCAGAATTTTTTGAAACTACTATCCCAACTATGAACTAAAATCGTGTTAcctttatctattattattattattattattattattattatatctcgGGTTTGTATACTCTTATTTGTCTTACTTGCTATCTCAGagtgataatgataaatactctttgtatttgatgactttcaaatttgtgtacaagatTATACTGACTGGACCACATTGATAGCATGTAGCAACTTGAAAAATTATGAAGACTCGgcatgtatatatatcatttgttgtaatattattggatctataataatttaatttcaagggtttgtcataattaatgtcctacttgcatggtaggatagataagtttaagactatagatggaccttaggggtaccatttggtcgaccgaaggtcaaccGACGTAAGAtatttagggtatatgctcaaaagcCTTAGATCGACCATAAGACTCATAATATTACATGAAAATGGCCCCCATAATCTTAGTGTATCATATGAATAGGGGTaactttataaaaagaaaaataccgAAATGCCTAAAGAT
The sequence above is a segment of the Malania oleifera isolate guangnan ecotype guangnan chromosome 8, ASM2987363v1, whole genome shotgun sequence genome. Coding sequences within it:
- the LOC131162756 gene encoding cytochrome P450 81C13-like, whose translation is MDILYCYLALFLSLLIFRLQLRPRRISPPTPFALPIIGHLHLIKNPLYVALERLSLRYGPILNLRLGVLPIVVVSSPSAVEECFTKNDIIFANRPQSLAGDVLSYDYTSLPFASYGHLWRSVRRLTVKEMFSSNSIQKISAIRKEEVRDFLRRLYEVSKSGSQKVELKYFFSLLTFNVLMRIFAGKRSIEGEAATTVMGIRQHLQELREIFLPSQSMNMCDFLPILRWVGYKGLEKNMVKMYRKRDKFLQNLIDEVRQKKATNSFNCTPNMESGKKMTVIENLLSLQESKPEFYSDKLIKSIIAAMFVAGTDTSALTLEWAMSLLLDHPKVLEKVRAEIDNHVEHERLIDELDLSKLPYLRCIVYEALRLYPAAPLLLPHFSSGDCTLGGYDIPRRTVLLVNVWALNRDPKVWEEPEKFKPERFEGTEGDREGFKFIPFGVGRRACPGAGMGMRTVSLALGAVIQCFELEKVGQEVNMSCNFTTTMARAEPLEAVCAPRQNFLKLLSQL